One part of the Ziziphus jujuba cultivar Dongzao chromosome 2, ASM3175591v1 genome encodes these proteins:
- the LOC125422259 gene encoding peptidyl-prolyl cis-trans isomerase FKBP17-2, chloroplastic, with protein MASFFGSPPFLSHPLTRTIQFSSSSSQTPPPPPPNTPPSQPQSPSPSQQLSTTSSEQQTPISLKSQQNPPKPTTSTTSKVESTDWIASSLTRRFGLGAGLAWVAFLAVGVVSEQIKTRFEVSQEEANTRNVEKEEEVVLPNGIRYYELRVGGGASPRTGDLVVIGIQGKVQGSGEVFVDTFENEKKPLALVVGSRPYSKGICEGIEYVLRTMKAGGKRRIIVPPSLGFGEKGADLGSGVQIPPFATLEYVLEVDKVSIAPA; from the exons ATGGCCTCTTTCTTTGGTTCTCCACCATTTCTTTCTCACCCTCTGACAAGAACTATCcagttttcttcttcatcttcacaaACACCTCCTCCTCCACCCCCGAATACTCCCCCTTCACAACCACAATCTCCATCACCATCTCAGCAGCTCAGTACAACTTCATCCGAGCAACAAACGCCAATCTCTCTGAAATCACAACAAAATCCTCCTAAGCCTACCACATCTACAACAAGCAAGGTTGAATCTACAGATTGGATAGCTTCCTCACTAACCAGGCGGTTTGGGCTTGGAGCTGGCCTTGCTTGGGTTGCATTTCTAGCAGTTGGTGTTGTCTCTGAACAAATCAAGACCCGTTTTGAAGTATCCCAAGAGGAAGCAAACACAAG GAATGTAGAGAAGGAAGAAGAGGTGGTTTTGCCTAATGGAATAAG GTACTACGAGTTAAGAGTAGGTGGGGGAGCTTCTCCAAGGACAGGAGACTTGGTTGTGATTGGTATACAAGGGAAAGTACAAGGCAGTGGGGAAGTTTTTGTGGATACTTTTGAGAATGAAAAGAAGCCTTTGGCTTTAGTTGTTGGTTCTAGGCCATATAGTAAGGGAATTTGTGAAGGCATAGAATATGTGCTTAGAACCATGAAGGCAGGGGGTAAAAGGAGAATTATAGTTCCTCCTAGCTTAGGGTTTGGAGAGAAAGGTGCAGATTTAGGTTCTGGTGTGCAAATTCCTCCTTTTGCAACACTTGAGTATGTTTTAGAGGTTGATAAAGTCTCAATTGCACCTGcttga